A genomic region of Herbaspirillum sp. DW155 contains the following coding sequences:
- a CDS encoding molybdopterin-binding protein, with protein MAFGLIIIGDEILSGRRIDKHFPKVLELLSQRGLQLSWAEYLGDDPERITATLKRTLATGDVVFCTGGIGATPDDHTRQCAAAALGVPLMLHPEAKEKIQERIADMGREAGTTPDFNAPDNLHRLKMGEFPQGASIIPNPYNKIPGFWLNNTSGSGAHYFAPGFPVMAWPMFEWVLETHYADQFHRQAWAERSMLVFEAMESTLTPLMEAIEAQFPLVKVFSLPHVGDDKTRRHIDLGVKGDPTQVEPAFEKMQEGLRALHAEFQISN; from the coding sequence ATGGCATTCGGACTCATCATCATCGGCGACGAGATCCTCTCGGGCCGCCGCATCGACAAGCATTTTCCCAAGGTCCTGGAGCTGCTGAGCCAGCGCGGACTGCAACTGTCCTGGGCCGAGTACCTCGGCGACGATCCCGAGCGCATCACGGCCACCCTGAAGCGCACCCTGGCTACCGGCGACGTGGTCTTCTGCACCGGCGGCATCGGCGCCACCCCTGACGACCACACGCGCCAGTGCGCCGCCGCCGCGCTGGGCGTGCCGCTGATGCTGCATCCCGAGGCGAAAGAAAAGATCCAGGAGCGCATCGCCGACATGGGCCGTGAAGCCGGCACCACGCCCGACTTCAACGCGCCGGACAATCTGCACCGCCTGAAGATGGGCGAGTTTCCGCAGGGCGCCTCCATCATCCCCAATCCCTACAACAAGATTCCCGGCTTCTGGCTCAACAACACCAGCGGCAGCGGGGCGCATTACTTCGCGCCCGGCTTCCCGGTGATGGCCTGGCCGATGTTCGAATGGGTACTGGAAACGCATTATGCCGACCAGTTCCACCGCCAGGCCTGGGCCGAGCGTTCCATGCTGGTGTTCGAGGCGATGGAATCGACCCTGACCCCGCTGATGGAAGCCATCGAGGCGCAATTCCCGCTGGTGAAGGTATTCAGCCTGCCGCACGTGGGCGACGACAAGACCCGCCGCCACATCGACCTGGGCGTCAAGGGCGACCCCACGCAGGTCGAGCCGGCTTTCGAAAAGATGCAGGAAGGTCTGCGCGCACTGCACGCCGAGTTCCAGATCAGCAACTGA
- a CDS encoding phasin family protein: MTTYTEQFSAAAKANAEAQIALFNQLASKTFEGVEKLVDLNLKAAKSSLEETQAAAQKLFSAKDPQEFFTLTSSHAQPTLEKSVAYGRHLSGIFSSTQAELTKAAEAQIAEVNRKVVAMIDEVAKNAPAGSEQAISMFKSAIGNMSAGYEQFTKNAKQAAEVLEANVTNAVDQISQVGAKVSRAAKK; this comes from the coding sequence ATGACGACCTACACCGAGCAATTTTCCGCTGCAGCCAAAGCCAACGCCGAAGCGCAAATCGCCCTCTTCAACCAGTTGGCCAGCAAGACCTTTGAAGGCGTGGAAAAACTGGTGGACCTGAACCTGAAGGCCGCCAAGTCCTCGCTCGAAGAAACCCAGGCCGCTGCGCAAAAGCTGTTCTCGGCCAAGGACCCGCAGGAATTCTTCACCCTGACCAGCTCGCATGCCCAGCCGACGCTGGAAAAGTCGGTGGCCTATGGCCGTCACCTGAGCGGCATCTTTTCCAGCACCCAGGCTGAACTGACCAAGGCGGCCGAAGCCCAGATCGCCGAAGTCAACCGCAAGGTTGTCGCAATGATCGACGAAGTGGCCAAGAATGCTCCTGCTGGTTCCGAGCAAGCCATCTCGATGTTCAAGTCGGCCATCGGCAACATGAGCGCCGGCTACGAGCAGTTCACCAAGAACGCCAAGCAAGCCGCTGAAGTGCTGGAAGCCAACGTGACCAACGCCGTGGACCAGATTTCCCAGGTCGGTGCCAAGGTGAGCCGCGCTGCCAAGAAGTAA
- a CDS encoding histone deacetylase, with protein MVKYRMIREGAAAAVPGLDFHEAQPASDGELALAHHPDYIARASAGALTPAEQREIGFPWSPQMVERSRRSSGATIAACRAAFSDGVAVNLAGGTHHAYADHGAGFCVFNDAAIAARLMQAERRAARVAIVDLDVHQGNGTASILARDESVFTLSLHGENNYPFEKEQSDLDVALPDGVGDADYLQALRAALHTLQQRFAPQLLIYLAGADPHEGDRLGKMKLTLAGLAARDEAVFAYAREHKIPVAVTMAGGYGRDIEQTVAVHIQTIRLASLHAARWSA; from the coding sequence ATGGTGAAATACCGGATGATCCGGGAAGGGGCGGCGGCGGCCGTCCCCGGCCTGGATTTTCATGAAGCCCAGCCCGCCAGCGATGGTGAGCTGGCGCTGGCACATCATCCCGATTACATCGCCCGCGCCAGTGCCGGTGCACTGACGCCGGCCGAGCAGCGCGAGATCGGTTTTCCCTGGTCGCCGCAGATGGTGGAGCGTTCCCGCCGCTCCTCGGGCGCGACCATTGCGGCCTGCCGCGCGGCCTTCAGCGATGGGGTGGCGGTCAATCTGGCCGGCGGCACCCATCATGCCTATGCGGATCACGGTGCAGGTTTTTGCGTCTTCAACGATGCCGCCATCGCCGCCCGGCTGATGCAAGCCGAACGTCGCGCCGCCCGGGTGGCCATCGTCGATCTGGACGTGCACCAGGGCAACGGCACTGCCTCCATCCTGGCGCGCGATGAATCGGTGTTCACCTTGTCGCTGCATGGAGAGAACAACTATCCCTTCGAAAAGGAGCAGAGCGACCTCGACGTCGCCTTGCCCGATGGCGTGGGCGATGCCGATTACCTGCAGGCCCTGCGTGCGGCCCTGCACACCTTGCAGCAGCGCTTCGCCCCGCAGTTGCTGATCTACCTGGCCGGCGCCGACCCCCACGAAGGCGACCGCCTGGGCAAGATGAAGCTGACCCTGGCCGGTCTGGCCGCGCGGGATGAAGCCGTCTTCGCGTATGCCCGCGAGCACAAAATCCCGGTTGCGGTTACGATGGCGGGCGGTTACGGCAGAGATATCGAACAAACCGTAGCCGTTCATATACAAACGATAAGGCTTGCCAGCCTCCACGCAGCCCGCTGGAGCGCATGA
- a CDS encoding DMT family transporter yields the protein MMQSAAGPRRPRQLLMSLVPLLFVLIWSTGFIVAKFGLPYAPPLTFLLLRFTGVLVVLLPLVLLFRAPWPHGRIRHVAVAGVLLQAGYLAGVWCAIKIGMPAGLSALIVGLQPILTAFAAPLLGESVRGRQWIGLALGLCGVGLVVANKISLIGLSTASIALCVFALLCITAGTLYQKRYCAHFDLRTGTAIQFMASIVVVLPFAVALEGLDWHVSNVHWTPQFIGALLWSVLALSIGAIFLLFALIRRSAATSVTSLLYLTPPTTAVMAWLMFGEAFSLIGALGMLVGVIGVAFVVRR from the coding sequence ATGATGCAATCCGCCGCCGGCCCCCGCCGGCCCCGCCAGCTCCTGATGAGCCTGGTGCCCTTGTTGTTCGTGCTGATCTGGAGTACCGGCTTCATCGTGGCCAAGTTCGGCCTGCCGTATGCGCCGCCCCTGACTTTCCTGCTGTTGCGTTTTACTGGCGTGCTGGTGGTGTTGTTGCCGCTGGTGCTGCTGTTTCGCGCGCCCTGGCCGCATGGCCGCATCCGCCATGTGGCGGTGGCCGGCGTGCTGCTGCAGGCCGGTTACCTGGCCGGGGTCTGGTGCGCCATCAAGATCGGCATGCCGGCCGGCTTGTCGGCCCTCATCGTTGGTCTGCAACCCATTCTCACCGCCTTCGCCGCGCCCCTGCTGGGGGAATCGGTGCGTGGACGCCAGTGGATCGGCCTGGCGCTGGGCCTGTGCGGGGTGGGGCTGGTGGTGGCCAACAAGATTTCCCTGATTGGCCTGTCCACCGCCAGCATCGCGCTGTGCGTGTTCGCCTTGCTGTGCATCACTGCCGGCACGCTCTACCAGAAACGCTACTGCGCCCACTTCGATCTGCGCACCGGCACCGCCATCCAGTTCATGGCGTCCATCGTGGTGGTACTGCCCTTTGCAGTGGCCCTGGAAGGGCTGGACTGGCATGTCAGCAACGTCCACTGGACGCCGCAATTCATCGGTGCACTGCTGTGGTCGGTGCTGGCGCTGTCGATCGGCGCGATCTTCCTGCTCTTTGCCCTGATCCGCCGCAGTGCGGCCACCAGCGTCACCAGCCTGCTCTATCTCACGCCGCCCACCACGGCCGTGATGGCCTGGCTGATGTTTGGCGAAGCCTTCAGCCTCATCGGTGCGCTGGGCATGCTGGTGGGCGTGATCGGCGTTGCTTTCGTGGTGCGCAGGTAA